The Catalinimonas alkaloidigena genome segment ATCAGCGCCTGTGGCTACGGTTCCCACGGCGGCAGTATGGCATCCGCGGTCGATAGAAACGGACCTGCCGGCGGGCGAACGGGGCAAACAAATCCGGTACGGCTACCAGCTGATTTCTGAAACGCCCCGGTGGCTCGGTCCCCATGCGGATGAGCCCGCTTTGCGGCTGGCTGGAAACGAATTGGCGTGTAAAAACTGCCACCTGGGAGCCGGTACCAAAGCCGGCGCGATTTCGTTCGTGGGGGTGGCGCAACGCTTTCCGCAGTTTCGCGGACGCGAGGGAAAAATGGGCACGCTGGAAGATCGCATCAACGGGTGCATGGAACGCAGCATGAACGGCCAGGAACTCCCGACGCAGTCGGCAGAGATGCAAGCGATGGTGGCCTACATCCAATGGCTGAGCGAAGACGTGCCCGAAGCAAAGCTAGCCGAATACAAAGGCCTGCCGGCCTTCGAAATTCCGGCCATCAAAGCCGACACGGTGCAGGGCAAGGCGATCTACGAAGCGCAGTGCCAGGCGTGCCATGGTACGCACGGCGAAGGAATTCGCCAGCCGGGCGGCGGGGCCGGCTATCTGTATCCGCCGCTCTGGGGCGCGGATTCGTACAACCACGGAGCCGGGATGCGCCGTGTGCTGACGGCGGCCCCGTTCATCAAAGCCAACATGCCGTTTGGGGTAAGCTGGGAAAATCCGCGCCTGACCGACGAGGAAGCGTTGCACGTGGCGGCCTACATCAACCACTTTGAGCGACCCCACAAAGCCAACACGGCCGAAGACTTTCCGGATAAGAAACTGAAACCGGTTTCTACACCCTATGGTCCCTGGGAGGACCCCTTCCCGGCCGAACAACACCAGTACGGCCCATTCCCGCCCATCGTTGACTATTATCAGAAGACCTTTGCGCTCAAAAAGACCAATTAGCCGGATCGGCCTGGCCCTCTTGTTAGGCGTGATGCTGCCGTGGACCGTGCACGCCCAGTCCGATTCGGTGCAGTCCCGGGGCGACGTCTCCGGGCAGTGGCGGACCTATTTTATGAGCACGCTGAATCAGGGCGACCTAAAGGATTTTGCGGCCCTGGCGACCGGAGGAAAGCTGAAGTACGTGCATCGGTGGGGCACCCATCTGGAAGCGGCGGCGGCTTTCTACACGGCGGTGAACCTGGGCATCAGTGACCCGACCGCCACCGACCCCGCCACCGGAAGGCCCAGCCGCTACGAAGCGGGCTTGTTCAACATGCAGGACCTGTCGCAGCGCGAAGTGGCCTTGCTCGGCGAAGCCTACCTAACGCTACGGTACAACCGCCATGCGCTGACCCTCGGCCGCATGAAGCTGGTCTCGCCGCTGTTCAATCCGCAGGACGGACGCATGATTCCCACGTTGCTCCAGGGCCTTTGGTACGCCCAACGGCCCGACAAAGCCTTGGATCTGGGGGCAGGTGTGTTCACAAAAGTGGCTCCCCGCGGAACGGACCGGTTCTATGGCATCGGCGAAAGCATCGGGGTCTATCCGGCCGGGCGGAACCTGACCGGAGCGCCCAGCGACTACCCGATGCATACGCGGAGTAAGTTCCTGGCCATCGGCC includes the following:
- a CDS encoding c-type cytochrome — its product is MEELAKKARLLMGIVMTLAGVVVVLFVTLIAYHLNPAAFRASPVAENGSTPEASAPVATVPTAAVWHPRSIETDLPAGERGKQIRYGYQLISETPRWLGPHADEPALRLAGNELACKNCHLGAGTKAGAISFVGVAQRFPQFRGREGKMGTLEDRINGCMERSMNGQELPTQSAEMQAMVAYIQWLSEDVPEAKLAEYKGLPAFEIPAIKADTVQGKAIYEAQCQACHGTHGEGIRQPGGGAGYLYPPLWGADSYNHGAGMRRVLTAAPFIKANMPFGVSWENPRLTDEEALHVAAYINHFERPHKANTAEDFPDKKLKPVSTPYGPWEDPFPAEQHQYGPFPPIVDYYQKTFALKKTN
- a CDS encoding OprD family outer membrane porin, with protein sequence MRSKRPISRIGLALLLGVMLPWTVHAQSDSVQSRGDVSGQWRTYFMSTLNQGDLKDFAALATGGKLKYVHRWGTHLEAAAAFYTAVNLGISDPTATDPATGRPSRYEAGLFNMQDLSQREVALLGEAYLTLRYNRHALTLGRMKLVSPLFNPQDGRMIPTLLQGLWYAQRPDKALDLGAGVFTKVAPRGTDRFYGIGESIGVYPAGRNLTGAPSDYPMHTRSKFLAIGHAHWKPMPHGEVHVWDYWADNVFHTVYLEPAYTVTLGEHAWQLAGQWVHQDRVGEGGNADPVRRYFASRTADVFGVQLQVKGTTTVRLGYNRITGAGQFLFPREWGREGLYTFQKRERSEGNANADALVLTLDRTWKGQAGSLQGIVSAGHHWRASVTEAAANKYAQPSYTHLNLDLFYTPAALRRLQTELLLTYKIGQGDIPENPAFVLNKVDMGLINLIVNYTF